Proteins encoded together in one Triticum dicoccoides isolate Atlit2015 ecotype Zavitan chromosome 7B, WEW_v2.0, whole genome shotgun sequence window:
- the LOC119338639 gene encoding LEAF RUST 10 DISEASE-RESISTANCE LOCUS RECEPTOR-LIKE PROTEIN KINASE-like 2.8 — MHPLHVPAAAAAAAVLCSATLLLTAVLATHAQNTTTPTLPSSSTSCDPAMSAHQVDKYPFWLGGTHPPVGYRAFQVRCDCNGTSSLRNSIWTYQITEISYGNDNGTFPVANTDLSDGSCDIKLKVNASSDLGYAPFGISATNQELFFLYNCTNLQAQPLPLAWAPVNCTNANTSIFNSFALLSGGYKPDNKWEPIPGSCTVSMMPVLGYPGATGADYRRLMNSGFLVEYTAGDCRACEESRGFCRINTTYDIFECRCSDGMSDFIICRSSV; from the exons atgcatccgttgcatgtccctGCAGCTG CGGCGGCCGCCGCCGTGCTCTGCTCAGCCACACTGCTGCTAACTGCCGTCCTCGCCACCCACGCCCAAAACACCACCACGCCGACGTTGCCGTCATCTTCGACCTCCTGCGACCCAGCGATGTCTGCGCATCAAGTAGACAAGTACCCGTTCTGGCTCGGCGGCACGCACCCGCCGGTCGGCTACCGCGCCTTCCAGGTCAGGTGCGACTGCAACGGCACGTCCTCTCTCAGGAACTCCATCTGGACGTACCAGATCACGGAGATCTCTTACGGCAACGACAACGGCACCTTCCCGGTCGCCAACACCGATCTCTCCGACGGCAGCTGCGACATCAAACTCAAAGTGAACGCCTCCTCCGACCTCGGCTACGCGCCCTTCGGCATCAGCGCCACCAACCAGGAGCTCTTCTTCCTCTACAACTGCACCAACCTTCAGGCGCAGCCGCTGCCGCTTGCTTGGGCGCCCGTTAACTGCACGAATGCCAACACGTCCATATTCAACTCGTTCGCGTTGCTCTCCGGCGGGTACAAGCCCGACAACAAATGGGAGCCGATACCGGGGAGCTGCACCGTGTCGATGATGCCGGTGCTGGGGTACCCTGGGGCGACCGGGGCGGACTACCGGCGGCTGATGAACAGCGGGTTTCTTGTCGAGTATACGGCCGGCGACTGCAGGGCGTGCGAGGAGAGTCGAGGCTTTTGCCGGATTAACACCACCTACGATATCTTCGAGTGCCGCTGCTCTGACGGCATGTCTGACTTCATCATCTGTCGTAGCTCAG TTTAG